A single window of Enterobacteriaceae bacterium ESL0689 DNA harbors:
- the fdhF gene encoding formate dehydrogenase subunit alpha yields MNKVITVCPYCASGCKIQLTVEEGKITRADAAMGKNNQGTLCLKGYYGWDFIDDPQILTPRLKTPMIRRQRGGRLESVSWDEALDYVATRLSAIKKKYGPDAIQTTGSSRATGNESNYIMQKFARAVIGTNNVDCCARVCHGPSVAGLHQSVGNGAMSNAITEIDNTDLVFIFGYNPGDAHPIVANHILNAQRHGAKIIVCDPRKTETARIADLHLALKNGTNVALLNAIAHVIIAEELYDKSFIASRSEGFDAYRDIVEHYTPESMETITGISARQIRECARMYAGAKTATILWGMGVTQFWQGVETVRALTSLAILTGNLGKAHVGVNPVRGQNNVQGACDMGALPDTYPGYQYVKFAQNREKFAKAWGVKRLPEQSGFRITELPHHVAQGELRAAYIMGEDPLQTDAELSAVRQAYEAIDLVIVQDIFMTKTAAVADVILPATSWGEHEGVYTAADRGFQRFFKAVEPKWDLKTDWQIICEIATRMGYPMKYDNTQQIWDELRVLCPDFTGATYEKMGELGYIQWPCRDESEADQGTSYLFADRFATPNGLAQFYTCEWQAPLDKLSDEYPMVLSTVREVGHYSCRSMTGNCAALARLADEPGYAQINTADAKRLGIGDEELVWVKSRKGRVITRAKISDRPNPGAIYMTYQWWIGACNELVTENLSPITKTPEYKYCAVNLERIADQRAAEQHVIDEYNKLKNHLRESAAG; encoded by the coding sequence ATGAATAAAGTCATCACCGTCTGCCCCTACTGTGCTTCCGGCTGTAAGATACAGCTAACCGTGGAGGAGGGGAAAATTACCCGTGCCGACGCCGCAATGGGTAAAAACAATCAGGGAACGCTCTGTCTGAAGGGCTATTATGGCTGGGATTTTATTGATGATCCGCAGATCCTCACACCGCGGCTGAAAACACCGATGATCCGTCGTCAGCGCGGAGGTCGGCTGGAGTCCGTCAGCTGGGATGAGGCGCTGGATTACGTCGCAACCCGCCTCAGTGCCATCAAGAAAAAGTACGGCCCCGATGCGATTCAAACCACGGGATCTTCACGGGCGACCGGCAACGAATCCAACTACATCATGCAGAAGTTTGCCCGTGCAGTTATTGGCACCAATAACGTTGATTGCTGCGCCCGCGTCTGTCACGGCCCCTCGGTTGCAGGTCTGCATCAGTCGGTCGGTAACGGTGCGATGAGCAACGCCATCACTGAGATCGATAATACCGATCTGGTGTTTATCTTCGGCTATAACCCCGGAGATGCCCACCCGATCGTGGCGAATCATATTCTCAATGCTCAGCGACATGGGGCGAAAATTATCGTCTGCGACCCGCGGAAAACCGAAACAGCGCGTATTGCCGATCTGCATCTGGCGCTGAAAAATGGCACTAATGTTGCGCTGCTCAATGCTATCGCCCATGTCATTATCGCCGAAGAGCTCTACGATAAATCCTTTATCGCCAGTCGTTCCGAAGGTTTCGACGCCTACCGCGATATTGTCGAACACTACACCCCTGAATCGATGGAAACGATAACCGGTATCAGCGCCAGACAGATCCGCGAGTGTGCGCGGATGTATGCTGGCGCCAAAACGGCGACGATCCTGTGGGGCATGGGAGTGACCCAATTCTGGCAGGGCGTTGAAACAGTGCGCGCACTTACCAGCCTGGCGATCCTGACCGGTAATCTGGGCAAAGCTCATGTTGGTGTCAATCCGGTGCGCGGTCAGAACAACGTTCAGGGTGCCTGTGATATGGGCGCCCTGCCGGATACCTATCCGGGCTACCAATATGTCAAATTTGCCCAGAATCGGGAGAAGTTTGCCAAAGCGTGGGGGGTGAAGCGTCTGCCGGAACAGTCAGGATTTCGCATCACTGAGTTACCGCATCACGTTGCACAAGGCGAACTGCGGGCGGCATACATTATGGGGGAAGATCCGCTGCAGACCGATGCTGAGCTATCCGCCGTACGACAAGCCTATGAAGCGATAGATCTGGTGATCGTCCAGGATATTTTTATGACCAAAACCGCCGCGGTGGCCGATGTCATCCTGCCTGCGACCTCATGGGGTGAGCATGAAGGGGTCTATACCGCGGCCGATCGTGGCTTTCAGCGCTTCTTTAAGGCCGTAGAACCGAAATGGGATCTCAAGACCGACTGGCAAATTATCTGTGAGATCGCCACCCGAATGGGATATCCGATGAAGTACGACAATACGCAACAAATCTGGGATGAACTGCGTGTGCTGTGCCCGGATTTTACGGGTGCGACCTACGAAAAAATGGGCGAACTGGGCTACATACAGTGGCCGTGTCGTGATGAATCGGAGGCTGACCAGGGAACGTCATACCTGTTTGCCGATCGTTTCGCGACCCCAAATGGACTGGCACAGTTCTACACCTGCGAATGGCAGGCACCGCTGGATAAACTGAGCGATGAGTATCCGATGGTACTCTCTACCGTGCGGGAAGTGGGCCACTACTCCTGCCGTTCGATGACGGGTAACTGTGCCGCACTGGCCAGACTGGCCGACGAACCGGGCTACGCGCAAATCAATACCGCTGATGCTAAACGACTGGGCATTGGCGATGAAGAGCTGGTATGGGTTAAATCGCGCAAAGGCCGGGTTATCACCCGGGCGAAGATCAGCGATCGACCTAACCCGGGGGCCATCTATATGACCTATCAGTGGTGGATCGGTGCCTGTAACGAGCTGGTGACAGAAAATCTGAGCCCAATCACCAAAACGCCGGAGTACAAGTATTGCGCGGTTAATCTTGAGCGCATTGCTGATCAACGTGCCGCCGAACAGCATGTTATTGATGAATACAACAAGCTGAAAAATCATCTGCGTGAGAGTGCCGCAGGATAA
- a CDS encoding nucleobase:cation symporter-2 family protein, translating to MKEIARSGSSNKKSTAPVDEILPVGQMILYGLQHVLVMYAGAVAVPLVVGNAVGLPPEHIILLISADLFICGAATIVQSLGVGSWLGCRLPLIQGCTFAALIPMVLIGKEYGIGGISGAVIVSGIFILCCAPWISKLIRFFPKVVMGSIVTLIGMSIMPVAGGWIGGGNSEMSGFGAPFALLMAAVTLVIILNIYTFASGVIKNTAVLIGLIIGTVLWGCFKPLDFHLVNATPWFHLPTLMPFAKPQFHIIPVALLSMVMVVVMVETMSSMMATGDIVGKKVDARMLRNGLNTCGIATTICGFFNLYPYAAFAQNVGLIGLTGVRSRFVVSISGIILILMGVFARMAALVVLIPKPILGGAGIVMFGMVAVSGIRTLGQVNYRNNNNGMVVALTLGLGMMPVLVPNLFIQFPPMIQLFLHSGITIGTLTAIVANLTLNGSVPFRISHESPVPDPAPPSSAARNMAVRTVRMWLLLRKVRKDKYPEEAQEG from the coding sequence ATGAAAGAGATCGCCCGTTCTGGCTCAAGCAACAAAAAGTCAACCGCACCGGTTGATGAGATCTTACCCGTTGGCCAGATGATTCTTTATGGATTACAGCATGTGCTGGTGATGTATGCGGGTGCCGTCGCCGTTCCTTTAGTGGTCGGTAATGCCGTAGGACTGCCACCAGAACACATTATTTTACTGATCAGTGCCGATCTGTTTATCTGCGGCGCAGCGACCATTGTGCAGTCTCTGGGGGTCGGGTCGTGGCTGGGCTGTCGTCTGCCGCTGATCCAGGGTTGTACTTTTGCCGCCCTGATCCCCATGGTGCTGATTGGCAAGGAGTATGGTATCGGTGGGATATCCGGCGCAGTGATCGTTTCCGGTATTTTTATCCTTTGCTGCGCACCGTGGATTAGCAAGCTGATTCGCTTCTTTCCTAAAGTGGTGATGGGGAGCATCGTTACCCTGATCGGCATGTCGATTATGCCGGTCGCCGGGGGCTGGATCGGCGGTGGTAACAGTGAAATGAGTGGATTTGGTGCCCCCTTCGCCTTGCTAATGGCCGCAGTGACGCTGGTGATTATTCTCAATATCTACACCTTTGCTTCCGGGGTGATCAAAAATACCGCGGTCTTGATCGGCCTGATCATCGGCACCGTGCTCTGGGGGTGCTTTAAGCCACTGGATTTCCATCTGGTTAACGCCACACCGTGGTTTCATCTGCCTACCCTGATGCCTTTTGCGAAACCGCAATTTCATATTATCCCGGTCGCCCTGCTTTCGATGGTGATGGTGGTGGTGATGGTGGAAACTATGTCATCCATGATGGCCACTGGTGATATCGTTGGCAAAAAGGTCGATGCCAGAATGCTGCGTAACGGTCTTAATACCTGCGGTATCGCGACAACCATTTGCGGCTTTTTTAACCTTTATCCCTACGCCGCTTTCGCGCAGAACGTCGGCTTAATCGGCCTGACCGGGGTACGCAGCCGTTTTGTGGTGTCGATTTCCGGTATCATTCTGATTCTGATGGGAGTATTCGCGAGGATGGCGGCGCTGGTGGTGCTGATCCCGAAACCGATCCTCGGTGGTGCGGGCATTGTTATGTTCGGTATGGTGGCGGTTTCCGGTATCCGAACCCTGGGACAGGTCAACTATCGCAATAATAATAACGGCATGGTGGTGGCATTAACCCTCGGCCTCGGCATGATGCCGGTGCTGGTGCCCAACCTGTTTATTCAGTTTCCGCCCATGATCCAGCTCTTTCTGCATAGCGGTATTACGATTGGCACCTTGACAGCGATTGTCGCTAATCTCACCCTTAATGGTAGTGTCCCTTTTCGTATCAGCCACGAATCACCGGTTCCTGATCCGGCACCGCCCAGTTCTGCGGCGCGCAATATGGCAGTCAGAACGGTCAGGATGTGGCTGTTACTGCGTAAAGTCCGTAAAGACAAATACCCTGAAGAAGCCCAGGAGGGATAA
- the ygfT gene encoding formate-dependent uric acid utilization protein YgfT, which yields MNKFIIADSANCIGCHACEVACVTAHRGDNWPAQRSDFAPRIHVFFDHDASSATTCRHCNDAPCVGACPTQALFFANNSVQFKAALCIGCKNCIIACPFGAIEMVANVDDAPQLAQKCDLCRHHPSGQQACVASCPTQALRLMDEAGIRQLRRERQIHAALEKPRSAFHGTRRQSLLNKSPRVGAQKEAADTRRQHFAEIYQPLSSSAARYESERCLYCAQKAWCNWTCPLHNAIPDFIRLVHEGEIIAAAELCHRSSSLPEICGRVCPQDRLCEGACTLKKEKGGAVAIGNLERYITDTALTMGWQPVAGEVSARPERVAVIGAGPAGLGCADILARAGVQVDVFDRHPEIGGLLTFGIPPFKLDKNVLVRRRDIFSNMGIRFHLNQEIGRDVAFDSLVKEYDAVFLGVGTYRLMSAGLAGEEAPGVIQALPFLIASTRQVMGLAESAEYPLIELKGKRVVVLGGGDTAMDCVRTAVRYGAESVTCAYRRDEQSMPGSKKEVINAREEGVKFEFNVQPQCIQRNREGRVSAVAMIRTQMGEPGPDGRRRPQPIADSGFELKADVLIMAFGFQAHEMPWLQGHNIQLDRWGQIITGGKGRGTTQTSNDKVYAGGDAVTGADLVVTAMVAGRQAASEMLAQFRAKEDV from the coding sequence ATGAATAAATTTATTATTGCTGATTCCGCAAACTGTATTGGCTGTCATGCCTGTGAAGTTGCCTGTGTCACCGCGCATCGTGGGGATAACTGGCCCGCTCAGCGCAGTGACTTTGCGCCACGCATTCACGTTTTTTTTGATCATGACGCCAGTAGTGCGACCACTTGTCGCCATTGTAATGATGCGCCTTGCGTCGGGGCCTGTCCGACACAGGCGTTGTTTTTTGCGAATAACAGTGTGCAGTTTAAAGCGGCGCTGTGTATTGGTTGTAAAAATTGCATCATCGCCTGTCCGTTTGGCGCGATTGAGATGGTGGCAAACGTTGATGACGCGCCACAGCTGGCGCAGAAATGCGATCTTTGCCGTCATCACCCTTCCGGCCAGCAGGCTTGTGTCGCCAGTTGCCCCACTCAGGCACTGCGCCTGATGGATGAGGCAGGCATCAGGCAACTGCGTCGCGAACGACAAATCCATGCCGCGCTGGAAAAACCACGCTCTGCGTTTCATGGCACAAGGCGGCAAAGCCTGCTCAATAAGTCGCCGCGCGTCGGGGCGCAAAAAGAGGCGGCGGATACCCGCAGACAGCATTTCGCTGAAATTTATCAGCCGCTGAGCAGCAGTGCAGCCCGCTATGAAAGTGAACGCTGCCTTTATTGCGCACAGAAAGCGTGGTGCAACTGGACCTGCCCTCTGCATAACGCGATTCCGGATTTCATCCGCCTGGTACATGAGGGTGAGATTATCGCGGCGGCCGAATTATGCCATCGCAGCAGCTCCCTGCCTGAAATTTGTGGCCGTGTATGCCCGCAGGATCGGTTATGTGAAGGAGCCTGTACGCTGAAAAAGGAGAAAGGGGGGGCGGTAGCCATTGGTAATCTCGAGCGCTATATCACCGATACCGCGCTGACGATGGGCTGGCAGCCGGTGGCGGGTGAGGTCAGCGCACGGCCGGAGCGGGTGGCGGTGATCGGTGCCGGTCCTGCGGGGCTGGGTTGCGCCGATATCCTCGCCCGTGCCGGTGTCCAGGTCGATGTCTTTGATCGTCATCCGGAAATCGGCGGCTTACTGACCTTTGGTATTCCACCGTTCAAACTGGATAAAAACGTGCTGGTGCGGCGGCGGGATATCTTCAGCAATATGGGTATTCGCTTTCATCTCAATCAGGAGATTGGCCGCGATGTGGCGTTTGACAGCCTGGTAAAAGAGTATGACGCCGTGTTTCTTGGGGTCGGCACTTACCGCCTGATGTCTGCCGGACTGGCGGGGGAAGAGGCCCCCGGTGTAATTCAGGCGTTGCCGTTTCTGATTGCCAGTACCCGCCAGGTTATGGGGCTGGCAGAGAGTGCCGAATACCCGCTCATCGAGCTTAAAGGCAAACGGGTGGTGGTGCTGGGGGGCGGCGATACGGCGATGGATTGTGTACGTACCGCAGTGCGCTATGGCGCTGAGAGTGTGACCTGTGCCTACCGTCGTGATGAGCAGAGTATGCCTGGCTCGAAAAAAGAGGTGATCAATGCGCGGGAAGAGGGCGTTAAATTTGAGTTTAATGTTCAGCCGCAGTGCATTCAACGCAACCGCGAGGGGCGGGTGAGCGCGGTGGCGATGATCCGCACCCAGATGGGGGAACCCGGGCCGGATGGGCGGCGGCGTCCGCAGCCGATCGCCGATTCCGGTTTCGAACTGAAGGCCGATGTCCTGATTATGGCTTTTGGCTTTCAGGCTCATGAGATGCCGTGGCTGCAGGGCCATAACATCCAGCTTGACCGCTGGGGACAGATTATTACCGGTGGCAAAGGCCGTGGCACCACCCAAACCAGTAACGACAAAGTCTATGCTGGGGGCGATGCGGTTACCGGTGCTGACCTTGTGGTCACCGCGATGGTGGCGGGACGTCAGGCAGCCAGTGAAATGCTGGCTCAGTTCAGGGCGAAGGAGGATGTATGA
- a CDS encoding 4Fe-4S dicluster domain-containing protein, whose product MTSFIVASSHDCIGCRTCEVACALEHATAGAEFSPRLKMMRLAEISVPVMCHQCENAPCVAACPVGALRMGNERVEASAERCIGCQSCVVACPFGTISIVADSGKTPVIVKCDLCADRAGGPACVDVCPTAALRKMTEEQLNELQKQRNIATAKLLTL is encoded by the coding sequence ATGACCAGTTTTATCGTAGCCAGTTCCCATGACTGCATCGGATGCCGCACCTGTGAAGTAGCCTGTGCGCTGGAACACGCCACAGCCGGAGCAGAGTTTTCTCCCCGGTTGAAGATGATGCGTCTTGCTGAGATCAGCGTACCGGTGATGTGTCATCAGTGTGAGAACGCCCCCTGTGTCGCTGCCTGCCCGGTTGGGGCACTCAGGATGGGCAATGAGCGGGTCGAAGCCAGTGCAGAACGCTGCATCGGTTGTCAGAGTTGTGTTGTTGCCTGTCCTTTTGGCACGATTTCCATCGTCGCCGACAGCGGCAAGACCCCGGTGATTGTCAAATGTGATCTCTGCGCGGATCGAGCAGGTGGCCCGGCTTGTGTTGATGTTTGTCCGACCGCCGCATTGCGTAAAATGACGGAAGAGCAGCTTAATGAACTGCAAAAACAGCGCAATATCGCGACAGCGAAACTACTGACATTGTAA
- the ssnA gene encoding putative aminohydrolase SsnA has translation MSILILQNATAAQLYPAKVWQHIDIAIEGDTILDIGADLSQRYPQAQVRDLHGQLVMPGMVCAHNHFYSGLSRGIQAKIAPSPDFISTLKNLWWRLDRALDEESLYYSGLICAIEAVRSGCTAVIDHHASPHYIAGSLSQLRHAFLKVGLRGITCFETTNRNAGHRELRDSVDENIRFAREVDAARQKGDQPYLVEAHIGAHAPFTVPDEGLTMLSEALKATGRGLHIHAAEDSYDVSHSHHHYGKDLLQRLAEAGLIDRKTLVAHGLYLSDADVEILNDADAFLVHNARSNMNNHVGYNHRLPQIRNLALGTDGIGSDMFEEMKFAFFKHRDAGGPLWPDSFARALSNGNELLSRNFNARFGQLAPGYKADLTFCDYLPPTPLIAENIAGHIAFGLGANSVRSVMVNGVMIYQDRQFSFDCQPIFTAAQQVAKKMWARMDTLP, from the coding sequence ATGAGTATCCTGATTTTACAGAATGCCACCGCCGCACAACTCTATCCGGCGAAGGTGTGGCAGCATATCGATATCGCTATCGAAGGTGATACCATTCTCGATATAGGGGCGGATCTCAGCCAGCGTTACCCGCAAGCGCAAGTCAGGGATCTGCACGGGCAACTGGTGATGCCAGGGATGGTTTGTGCGCATAACCACTTTTATTCCGGCCTGTCCCGTGGCATTCAGGCGAAGATTGCCCCCAGTCCCGATTTTATCTCAACGCTGAAAAATCTGTGGTGGCGTCTGGATCGGGCGCTGGATGAAGAGTCGCTCTACTACAGCGGGCTTATCTGCGCGATAGAGGCGGTGCGCAGTGGCTGTACCGCCGTGATTGATCATCACGCTTCCCCCCACTACATCGCGGGCTCGCTGAGCCAGCTACGCCATGCTTTTCTCAAAGTGGGTCTGCGTGGCATAACCTGTTTCGAAACCACTAACCGCAACGCCGGTCACCGCGAGTTACGGGACAGCGTCGATGAAAATATTCGTTTCGCCAGAGAAGTCGATGCCGCGCGTCAGAAGGGCGACCAGCCTTATCTGGTGGAGGCCCATATCGGCGCTCACGCCCCCTTTACCGTGCCTGATGAGGGGCTGACGATGCTCAGTGAAGCGCTGAAAGCCACCGGTCGCGGTCTGCATATCCATGCGGCGGAGGACAGCTACGATGTCTCCCATAGCCATCATCATTACGGCAAAGATTTACTGCAGCGACTGGCGGAAGCGGGGTTGATCGACCGTAAAACGCTTGTTGCCCACGGGCTGTATCTGTCCGATGCGGATGTGGAAATACTCAACGACGCCGATGCTTTCCTCGTGCATAACGCCCGCTCCAACATGAACAATCATGTCGGTTATAATCATCGCCTGCCACAGATCCGCAATCTGGCCCTCGGCACCGATGGTATCGGTTCCGATATGTTTGAGGAGATGAAGTTTGCCTTCTTCAAACACCGTGACGCCGGTGGCCCGCTGTGGCCGGACAGCTTCGCCCGGGCACTGAGCAACGGCAATGAGCTACTCAGCCGCAATTTCAATGCCCGCTTTGGGCAGCTCGCACCGGGGTATAAAGCGGATCTGACTTTCTGTGACTATCTGCCACCCACGCCGCTTATCGCCGAAAATATCGCCGGGCATATCGCTTTCGGTCTCGGTGCCAACAGCGTGCGTAGTGTGATGGTGAATGGCGTGATGATCTACCAGGATCGCCAGTTCAGTTTTGACTGCCAGCCCATTTTTACCGCCGCGCAGCAAGTAGCGAAAAAAATGTGGGCCAGAATGGATACCTTGCCCTGA
- the ygfK gene encoding putative selenate reductase subunit YgfK has product MGDIMRPVPFEELLTRIFDEYQSQRSIFGIPEQQFYTPQTPHPAISVFGEDCATPLGPAAGPHTQLAQNIITAWLTGGRFIELKTVQILDRLELEKPCIDAEDECFNTEWSTEFTLKKAWDEYLKAWFVLHLLEQIFPLTPINAGKSFIFNMSVGYNLEGIKQPPMQEFIDNMIDASAHPAFARYRDILSHWLENPAFIERLPKSARKTALPLLAGRIPARLVEGVTLSTMHGCPPDEIEAICRYMLEEKKLNTFVKLNPTLLGYPRVREILDRCGFDYIGLSEEAFDHDLKIDRALEMLGRLMALAAERHLSFGVKLTNTLGTINNKGALPGNEMYMSGRALFPLSINVAALLSRAFNGQLPISYSGGANQINIRAIFETGIRPITMATDLLKPGGYLRLSECMRELEKADNWALKHIDVERLNALAEEALHMDYSQKQWKPKERIDTGEALPLLDCYVAPCVTACAIKQDIPEYIRLLGEKRYADALDLIYQRNALPAITGHICDHQCQYNCTRLDYDSALNIRELKKVALEKGWEEYRKRWYKPAGTGSRHPVAVIGAGPAGLAAGYFLARAGHPVTLFEREANAGGVVQNIIPQFRIPAELIQHDIDFIVDHGVKIEYGCDRHLNVEQLQAAGFRYVLVGIGTDKNSGVQLAGDNPNIHKSLDFLRAFNRGDKLNMGKHVAVVGAGNTAMDCARAALRIPSVQSATIIYRRSQQEMPAWREEYDEALLDGVDFAWLCHPEQFNADGTLVVRVMQLGEADEKGRRRPLATDETRTLQIDSLITAIGEQQNSEVLAAMGIPLNPAGWPVVNAEGETSRANVFLIGDVQRGPSSIVSAIGNARRATDVILARENIASRYNNKYWNNVDPAQVYQRKGTIAVTLIDKDDREAFVTQEAKRCLECNYICSKCVDVCPNRANISLAVPGFQNRFQTLHLDAYCNECGNCAQFCPWQGKPYKDKITVFSLAEDFRNSTNPGFFVDDTRVSVRQDDKTWQLEINPHGQFSEIPTPLTAMCRIISHIHQHQSYLLGGVEV; this is encoded by the coding sequence ATGGGAGACATCATGCGTCCCGTGCCGTTTGAGGAACTTTTAACGCGCATTTTCGATGAATATCAGAGCCAGCGATCTATTTTTGGCATTCCTGAACAACAATTTTACACCCCGCAAACCCCCCATCCTGCGATCAGCGTGTTCGGTGAAGATTGTGCCACCCCGCTCGGCCCGGCGGCCGGGCCACATACCCAACTGGCGCAAAATATTATTACCGCCTGGCTGACAGGCGGCAGGTTTATTGAGCTGAAAACCGTACAGATCCTTGACCGTCTGGAACTGGAAAAACCCTGTATCGATGCCGAAGATGAGTGTTTTAACACCGAATGGTCAACCGAATTTACCCTCAAAAAAGCCTGGGATGAGTATCTGAAGGCCTGGTTCGTCCTCCATCTGCTGGAGCAGATCTTTCCGCTGACCCCGATTAATGCCGGGAAATCATTTATTTTCAACATGAGCGTCGGCTATAACCTGGAAGGGATTAAGCAGCCGCCGATGCAGGAATTTATCGACAACATGATCGATGCTTCCGCGCATCCTGCTTTCGCTCGCTATCGCGATATCCTGAGTCACTGGCTGGAAAATCCGGCCTTTATTGAGCGTCTGCCGAAAAGTGCGCGTAAAACTGCGCTACCGCTACTGGCCGGGCGTATCCCCGCCCGGCTGGTGGAAGGAGTCACCCTCTCGACCATGCACGGCTGCCCGCCCGATGAGATCGAAGCCATCTGCCGTTACATGCTGGAAGAGAAAAAGCTGAATACCTTTGTCAAACTCAATCCGACGCTGCTCGGCTATCCACGGGTCAGGGAGATCCTCGACCGCTGTGGTTTTGACTATATCGGTCTGAGTGAAGAAGCGTTTGATCACGATCTGAAAATCGATCGCGCCCTTGAGATGCTGGGCCGCCTGATGGCACTGGCGGCAGAACGCCATCTGTCGTTTGGCGTTAAGCTAACCAACACCCTCGGCACGATCAACAATAAAGGGGCGCTGCCTGGCAATGAAATGTATATGTCTGGCCGCGCCCTGTTTCCGTTATCGATCAACGTCGCCGCGCTGCTCTCACGCGCGTTTAATGGCCAGCTTCCGATTTCATACTCCGGGGGGGCCAACCAGATCAATATCCGCGCTATTTTCGAAACCGGTATTCGCCCGATCACTATGGCTACCGATCTGCTCAAGCCAGGGGGCTATTTGCGCCTGAGCGAGTGTATGCGCGAACTGGAAAAGGCCGACAACTGGGCGCTAAAACATATTGATGTCGAACGTCTGAACGCGCTGGCAGAAGAGGCGCTACACATGGACTACAGCCAAAAGCAGTGGAAGCCAAAAGAACGTATTGATACTGGCGAGGCACTGCCGTTACTGGATTGCTACGTCGCCCCCTGCGTCACTGCCTGTGCGATCAAACAGGATATCCCGGAATATATTCGTCTGCTGGGAGAAAAGCGTTATGCCGATGCGCTGGATCTGATTTATCAGCGCAATGCCTTACCTGCGATTACCGGCCATATCTGCGATCACCAGTGTCAGTACAACTGCACACGGCTGGATTACGACAGCGCCCTTAATATTCGCGAACTAAAAAAAGTCGCGCTGGAGAAGGGCTGGGAGGAATACCGCAAACGCTGGTATAAACCCGCTGGTACCGGCTCCCGGCATCCGGTGGCGGTGATCGGCGCAGGCCCTGCCGGTCTCGCCGCAGGCTATTTCCTCGCCCGTGCCGGGCATCCGGTGACGCTGTTTGAGCGCGAAGCCAACGCTGGTGGCGTGGTGCAAAATATCATTCCGCAGTTCCGTATCCCGGCAGAACTTATCCAGCACGATATCGACTTTATTGTTGATCATGGGGTAAAAATTGAGTACGGCTGCGATCGCCATCTGAATGTCGAACAACTGCAGGCCGCGGGATTCCGCTACGTGCTGGTTGGTATCGGCACCGATAAGAACAGCGGTGTACAACTGGCGGGCGATAATCCGAATATCCATAAATCACTGGACTTTTTACGTGCCTTTAACCGCGGCGATAAACTGAATATGGGAAAACATGTGGCGGTCGTCGGTGCCGGTAATACGGCGATGGACTGCGCCCGTGCGGCACTTCGCATCCCCAGCGTACAAAGCGCGACCATCATTTATCGCCGCTCACAACAGGAGATGCCCGCCTGGCGTGAAGAGTATGACGAAGCGTTGCTTGACGGTGTTGACTTCGCGTGGCTGTGTCATCCGGAACAATTTAACGCCGATGGCACGCTAGTGGTGCGTGTCATGCAACTGGGAGAAGCGGATGAGAAAGGCCGTCGCCGTCCGCTGGCCACCGATGAAACCCGCACCCTGCAAATCGACTCCCTGATTACCGCTATCGGCGAACAACAGAACAGCGAAGTGCTCGCGGCGATGGGGATCCCGCTCAATCCCGCGGGCTGGCCGGTAGTGAATGCGGAGGGGGAGACCAGCCGGGCGAACGTGTTCCTGATTGGCGATGTCCAGCGTGGCCCCTCGTCGATCGTCTCTGCTATCGGCAATGCGCGCCGGGCAACAGATGTTATCCTCGCGCGGGAAAATATTGCCAGCCGCTATAACAACAAGTACTGGAATAACGTTGATCCGGCGCAAGTCTATCAGCGCAAAGGCACGATCGCCGTCACCCTGATTGATAAAGATGACCGCGAAGCGTTTGTCACTCAGGAGGCGAAACGTTGTCTGGAGTGCAACTACATTTGCAGTAAGTGCGTCGATGTCTGTCCGAATCGGGCCAATATTTCGCTGGCAGTACCGGGTTTCCAGAATCGATTCCAGACTCTGCATCTTGACGCTTACTGCAACGAATGCGGTAACTGTGCGCAGTTCTGTCCGTGGCAGGGGAAACCGTACAAAGACAAAATCACGGTCTTCAGTCTGGCAGAAGATTTTCGCAACAGCACCAATCCCGGCTTCTTCGTCGATGACACCCGCGTCAGCGTGCGCCAGGACGATAAAACATGGCAGCTTGAAATTAACCCTCACGGCCAGTTTAGCGAGATCCCGACGCCGTTAACCGCCATGTGCCGGATTATCAGCCATATTCATCAGCATCAAAGCTATCTTCTGGGAGGGGTTGAAGTATGA